The following nucleotide sequence is from Natronosalvus caseinilyticus.
TTCTCGAAATGTGCTGACTCGCTCCGCTCATCGGTTAGTTTCTCGAAAAGCGCCCGAGGCGGGATTTGAACCCGCGTCACGACCGTGACAGGGTCGTATGATGGGCCACTACACCACCCGGGCACCCTGCAACTCTTCGTTTCCCGGTCGCAGTATTAAGGCTTTCCAATCGGTGACGGTTTGGTAGGCCGGGACGCAACACAATTTCTGGATTTTCGACGCCGTTCGAATTGCTCGAAATGACTCGAACTTCGAGCCGGACAAACTTTCGAGCGATGAGACAAACTACCTGACGAACGGTTGCCAATTCTCCGCAAAGGATTTAATCGATACGTGTGGTACGTACTGGTATGTGACGCCGCCGGCGACGGGTGACGGCCGGCGGGCCGACTAGCCGTGCCTGTGGGGCAACTTAGTAACCGTTAAATGCCTTCCGGCAATACGTCCCTGTAGTATCTCGTGACAGCCGCTTCTCCCCCGGTAGGCCGGACCAACAACACATGGTAGACGTAAGCCAACACGAACTCGTGCCTGAGCACACCATCCTCGACGAGGAGGTACTCGAGGACGTGCTCGACGAGTACGACATCGACCGTACAGACTTGCCAAAAATCAAACGCACGGACAAGGCGCTGCCCGACGAGGCGGAAGTCGGCGACGTCATCAAGATCGTGCGAAACTCGCGAACGACGGACCAGGCCGTCGTCTATCGACTCGTGGTGGAATAAATGGAACTGGATCGAACACTCAGACGGGACATCTCGCGGGAGTATTTTTCGAAAGAACGACTGGCCGAGCACCACTACCGCTCGTTCAACGCATTCCTCACGCGAGGGATGCAGGAGGTCGTCGACGAGAAGGCGACCATCGACACGGACATCGGCGACAAGGAGGGCGAGGAGCCCGTCCGCGTCGATC
It contains:
- a CDS encoding DNA-directed RNA polymerase subunit H is translated as MVDVSQHELVPEHTILDEEVLEDVLDEYDIDRTDLPKIKRTDKALPDEAEVGDVIKIVRNSRTTDQAVVYRLVVE